The following are encoded together in the Bos mutus isolate GX-2022 chromosome 3, NWIPB_WYAK_1.1, whole genome shotgun sequence genome:
- the CIART gene encoding circadian-associated transcriptional repressor, producing MDSPSSVSSYSSHSVSSSFSTSPVNSDFGSPSDSEGEDKWAPGPKPDSVGQKEGSRPSPGPIRCRQRPKVSSNQHVASHSEQRGLASSVSGSGIKRSRDGELETCINIQGCTTEGDLLFAQKCKELQGFIPPLTDLLKGLKMGRFERGLSTFQQSVAMDRIQRILGVLKKPQMGERYLGTLLQVEGMLKTWFPHIAAQKSSLGSSRNQLTKYFPSHHSYPAASSPAPSMEKMDQTQLGQLVLKPKQPWHLTEWPAMNLTWIHTTPICNPPLSSPGTISFSHGPLGTGTSIGVILFLQHGVQPLTHSAPITPVPSTTASPVIPGNHQKLSAEGSHYHNFPVTLPSNCSCALSPLGLPASTRERTTGHLEQMRGHPAVAPAVHPLDP from the exons ATGGATTCTCCATCTAGCGTTTCTTCCTATTCTTCCCACTCTGTTTCGTCCTCTTTTTCCACCTCCCCAGTGAACAGTGACTTTGGCTCCCCCTCCGATAGTGAGGGGGAGGACAAGTGGGCTCCTGGCCCCAAGCCAGACTCTGTTGGGCAGAAGGAAGGTTCTCGGCCCAGCCCTGGTCCTATCCGCTGCAGGCAACGACCCAAGGTTTCCAGTAACCAACATGTAGCATCTCACTCGGAACAGCGGGGCTTGGCTTCTTCTGTGTCAGGATCTGGGATCAAAAGATCAAGAGATGGTGAACTGGAGACCTGTATAAACATCCAGGGTTGTACCACAGAAGGAGACCTGCTCTTTGctcagaag TGTAAAGAGCTCCAAGGATTCATACCCCCTCTCACAGACCTACTGAAGGGGCTGAAGATGGGTCGATTTGAGAGAG GATTGAGCACTTTCCAGCAGAGTGTGGCAATGGACAGGATCCAGCGTATCTTAGGAGTTTTGAAGAAGCCACAGATGGG AGAACGTTATCTAGGAACTCTGTTACAGGTGGAAGGAATGTTAAAGACTTGGTTTCCTCATATAGCTGCTCAGAAATCATCATTGGGTAGTAGCAGGAACCAGCTGACCAAG TATTTTCCAAGCCACCACAGTTATCCAGCTGCTTCCTCTCCTGCACCTTCCATGGAAAAGATGGACCAGACACAGCTAGGACAGCTAGTATTAAAACCAAAGCAGCCTTGGCACCTCACCGAATGGCCAGCTATGAACCTCACTTGGATCCACACTACTCCAATTTGCAATCCCCCTCTCAGTTCCCCAGGTACCATCTCCTTTAGCCATGGTCCTTTAGGCACTGGAACCAGCATTGGTGTCATCCTTTTCCTCCAGCATGGAGTACAGCCCTTGACTCACTCAGCCCCAATCACTCCAGTTCCATCTACGACAGCATCTCCTGTCATCCCTGGTAATCATCAGAAACTATCTGCAGAGGGGTCTCATTATCACAATTTTCCAGTAACTCTGCCATCAAACTGTAGCTGTGCCCTTTCCCCTCTTGGTCTACCTGCCTCGACCAGAGAGAGGACCACAGGACACCTGGAACAGATGAGAGGCCATCCTGCAGTTGCTCCTGCTGTCCATCCTCTCGACCCCTAA